Proteins from one Acidobacteriota bacterium genomic window:
- a CDS encoding short-chain fatty acid transporter: protein MPEPSNSSTSGIVAVVGDLGDRLCRFTQRWIPDSWVVCMLLTVAALLLAMFGAGASLNESVLAWGDGMWALLELGMQFSIAMIAAHACVSSRPVYRFLDWLAGLPDSNKPVQAIALIGAYALVTGYLNWALSVVASALFVPFVARRNPKADIRVIIAAAYLGICTIWHGGLSGSAPLILATPGNPLLAPASGEPVIDRVIPVTETLFIPFNLVFIAILGAVALAMVMLLHPRQNVQTLTSEQIDRMMPTLPDDQTPETPAARMEASRGWIILAAILIGYPLGYSMVTRGFGATWTINAYNAVFLVAALLLQGRPANLVRAFANGARTASGVILQFPFYAGIFGVINNTGLGAWLGELFVTFATTETYPLVVYFYSGFVNLFVPSGGSKWLIEAPYLLPAARELGVSATTTVLAYAYGDATTNFIQPFWAIPILTVTRLKFGDVLGYTGIVAVVCVLISVIAMLIIPTDL from the coding sequence GATTCCCGACTCGTGGGTCGTCTGCATGCTCCTGACCGTGGCGGCGCTCCTGCTGGCCATGTTCGGCGCCGGCGCGAGCCTGAACGAGTCGGTCCTCGCCTGGGGCGACGGCATGTGGGCGCTGCTCGAGCTGGGGATGCAGTTCTCGATCGCCATGATCGCGGCGCACGCCTGCGTCTCGTCCCGCCCGGTCTACCGCTTCCTCGACTGGCTGGCCGGCCTGCCGGATAGCAACAAGCCGGTGCAGGCCATCGCCCTCATCGGCGCCTACGCGCTGGTCACCGGCTATCTGAACTGGGCGCTCAGCGTGGTGGCCTCGGCGCTCTTCGTGCCGTTCGTCGCGCGGCGCAATCCGAAGGCCGACATCCGGGTGATCATCGCCGCCGCCTACCTCGGGATCTGCACCATCTGGCACGGCGGCCTGTCGGGGTCGGCGCCCCTCATTCTCGCCACCCCCGGCAATCCGCTGCTCGCGCCGGCGAGCGGCGAGCCGGTCATCGACCGCGTGATCCCGGTCACCGAGACGCTGTTCATTCCGTTCAATCTCGTCTTCATCGCCATTCTGGGAGCGGTCGCCCTGGCGATGGTGATGCTGCTCCACCCGCGGCAGAACGTCCAGACGCTGACGTCCGAGCAGATCGACCGGATGATGCCGACGCTCCCCGACGACCAGACGCCGGAGACGCCGGCCGCGCGCATGGAGGCGTCCCGCGGCTGGATAATCCTGGCCGCAATCCTGATCGGGTATCCCCTCGGCTACTCGATGGTCACCCGCGGCTTCGGCGCCACCTGGACCATCAACGCGTACAACGCCGTCTTCCTGGTGGCGGCACTGCTGCTCCAGGGCCGGCCCGCCAACCTCGTGCGCGCGTTCGCCAACGGCGCCCGGACCGCCTCCGGCGTCATCCTGCAGTTCCCCTTCTACGCGGGCATCTTCGGCGTCATCAACAACACCGGCCTCGGCGCCTGGCTCGGCGAGCTGTTCGTCACGTTCGCCACCACCGAGACCTACCCGCTGGTGGTCTACTTCTACTCCGGCTTCGTGAACCTCTTCGTGCCGTCCGGCGGCTCCAAGTGGCTGATCGAGGCGCCCTACCTGCTGCCGGCCGCGCGGGAGCTCGGCGTATCCGCCACCACCACCGTGCTCGCCTACGCCTACGGCGACGCGACGACCAACTTCATCCAGCCCTTCTGGGCGATACCGATCCTGACCGTCACGCGGCTGAAGTTCGGCGACGTGCTCGGCTACACCGGGATCGTGGCGGTGGTCTGCGTGCTGATCAGCGTGATCGCGATGCTGATCATCCCGACGGACCTGTGA